A genomic segment from Desulfurispirillum indicum S5 encodes:
- a CDS encoding metal ABC transporter solute-binding protein, Zn/Mn family: MRAISLSLLAALILLTTPVWAEQTAPLTLYASTYPLSEFSQRIGGEKVNVKPILPPGADAHDYEPTARQMLEITRADIFVYNGAGFELWIHKLLKALEGDHQLTIVNTTEGMDLLAADDDHHHHDHSHGFFSSAWGKVRSLFGHHHHHHHDHGPDDPHVWLDPTLALQQAQKIHDTLIQLQPEHAPFFSLNFQHLKDELLELDRQYTESLRDLTNRHFVVPHKAFSYLAERYDLEQIAIAGVHPGSEPSQREVMAIIDFLRANDIGYVFFETTVSNRVAQTIATETGAQTLVLNPIENLRREDLAAGQTYFSLMRKNLENLLIALK, translated from the coding sequence ATGCGCGCAATATCCCTCTCTCTCCTGGCAGCGTTGATTCTTCTTACCACCCCGGTATGGGCGGAGCAGACCGCTCCTCTGACCCTGTACGCATCCACCTATCCCCTCTCGGAATTCAGTCAGCGAATCGGCGGCGAAAAAGTCAACGTAAAGCCAATTCTTCCTCCAGGCGCCGACGCTCACGACTATGAACCCACTGCCCGCCAAATGCTGGAGATAACCAGGGCGGATATATTCGTCTATAATGGCGCGGGCTTTGAACTCTGGATTCACAAACTGCTGAAGGCACTGGAAGGCGACCATCAACTGACTATAGTCAATACTACTGAGGGCATGGATCTTCTTGCAGCTGATGATGATCACCATCATCACGACCACTCCCATGGATTTTTCAGCAGCGCCTGGGGAAAAGTGCGCTCCCTCTTTGGACATCATCATCACCATCATCACGACCACGGCCCCGACGATCCCCATGTCTGGCTTGACCCTACCCTTGCCCTCCAGCAGGCGCAAAAAATTCATGACACCCTGATTCAACTGCAGCCAGAGCATGCCCCCTTCTTTTCCTTGAACTTCCAACATCTCAAAGATGAACTCCTTGAACTGGACAGGCAGTACACTGAGAGCCTGCGGGACTTGACAAACCGTCACTTTGTCGTACCCCACAAAGCGTTTTCCTACCTGGCAGAGCGCTATGATCTTGAGCAGATAGCCATAGCCGGCGTTCACCCGGGCTCAGAACCCAGCCAACGTGAGGTCATGGCCATCATAGACTTTCTGCGAGCCAATGACATCGGGTACGTCTTCTTTGAGACCACCGTCAGCAACCGGGTAGCCCAGACAATTGCCACCGAAACCGGAGCTCAGACCCTGGTGCTCAATCCCATAGAAAATCTGCGACGAGAAGATCTCGCAGCTGGTCAAACGTACTTCTCGCTTATGCGAAAAAACCTGGAGAATCTGCTTATTGCCCTGAAATAA
- a CDS encoding HD-GYP domain-containing protein, with translation MNEKITPSKSSFATTILIAEDSRVQRKILDNHLQTLGYNVLSASDGVEALEIFRAIQPRVVITDLEMPNMDGFELIRQIRKHEIQYTHITVLSSLAEKENIIRAISLGASDYLVKPFHPDEMRVRLEASERLIRIQSQERIILLMAKLTDYRSPETGFHIERVQHYTRLLAQDLAEHGHSDLNNSIITTLFSLSSLHDIGKVAIPDEILNKPGKLTTEEFELMKEHVVIGGTILDEAYQEIGSEFLRIARDIVLYHHERFDGFGYPYGLKGNDIPISARIVALADVFDALSSERCYKPAFPREQCYQIILEERGLHFDPEIVDAFLRNEEEFWLIRKQFPDS, from the coding sequence ATGAACGAAAAGATCACACCAAGTAAGAGCAGCTTTGCGACTACTATACTCATAGCAGAAGATTCCCGGGTCCAGAGAAAAATACTTGATAATCACCTGCAAACCCTTGGCTACAATGTCCTCAGCGCCTCAGATGGCGTGGAGGCATTAGAGATATTCCGCGCCATACAACCTCGGGTAGTGATCACAGACCTGGAAATGCCCAATATGGACGGATTCGAACTCATTCGACAGATCCGTAAACACGAGATTCAGTATACCCACATCACAGTCCTCAGTTCTCTGGCGGAAAAAGAGAACATCATCCGGGCCATATCACTCGGCGCCAGCGATTATCTTGTCAAACCCTTTCATCCCGATGAAATGCGCGTTCGCCTCGAAGCATCCGAGCGACTTATCCGCATCCAGAGCCAGGAACGCATCATCCTCCTGATGGCAAAACTCACCGACTATCGCAGCCCGGAAACCGGTTTCCACATTGAGCGAGTTCAGCACTATACCCGGCTGCTCGCCCAGGATCTGGCTGAGCATGGTCACAGTGATCTGAACAACAGTATTATCACAACGTTATTCTCTCTCTCCAGTCTGCATGATATCGGCAAGGTGGCCATACCCGACGAGATTCTCAATAAACCAGGGAAGCTTACCACAGAGGAGTTCGAACTCATGAAAGAACATGTGGTAATCGGCGGAACCATTCTCGATGAAGCTTATCAGGAGATCGGCTCAGAGTTCCTTCGTATCGCCAGGGATATCGTCCTCTATCACCACGAACGTTTCGATGGATTCGGTTACCCTTACGGTCTCAAAGGTAATGATATTCCAATCAGTGCACGCATCGTCGCCCTTGCGGACGTCTTTGATGCGTTGAGCAGTGAACGCTGCTACAAGCCGGCCTTTCCCCGTGAACAGTGCTATCAGATTATCCTCGAAGAGCGAGGATTGCACTTCGATCCGGAAATCGTAGATGCCTTCCTGCGCAACGAAGAAGAATTCTGGCTTATTCGCAAGCAGTTTCCCGACAGCTGA
- a CDS encoding secondary thiamine-phosphate synthase enzyme YjbQ codes for MKSYRKELWYCASQRRQLINITPQLTECLRESGIREGLLLCNAMHITASVFINDDEGGLHQDFEQWLEQLAPEKPYSRYRHNSYEDNADAHLKRTIMGREVVIAVTEGKLDFGPWEQVFYGEFDGMRKKRVLVKIIGA; via the coding sequence ATGAAAAGTTACCGTAAAGAATTATGGTACTGTGCTTCTCAGCGGCGGCAGCTCATCAATATTACACCGCAGTTGACTGAATGCCTGAGGGAAAGTGGAATTCGGGAAGGGCTTCTGTTGTGCAATGCCATGCACATCACTGCCAGTGTCTTTATTAATGATGATGAGGGGGGGCTGCACCAGGATTTTGAGCAGTGGCTGGAGCAGCTGGCACCGGAAAAGCCCTATTCGCGTTATCGTCATAACAGTTATGAGGATAACGCCGATGCCCATTTGAAGCGAACCATCATGGGACGGGAGGTGGTCATTGCGGTAACCGAGGGGAAACTGGACTTTGGTCCGTGGGAACAGGTCTTTTATGGGGAGTTTGATGGAATGCGCAAGAAACGGGTACTGGTGAAGATTATCGGGGCCTAG
- the rbr gene encoding rubrerythrin, which yields MAKKLEGTQTLGNLMKAFAGESQARMRYTYYASRARKDGYNQIEEIFLETADNERAHAKRFFDAILDGIDEQPKMVNVNADYPVALGDTLFNLKEAAAGEHEEHTILYPGFAKIAKEEGFAGISSIFMNIARVEVEHEERYLAFVDNIIKDRVFKRETAVKWKCRNCGYVHDDLVTPDLCPACAHPKNHFEIKAYNW from the coding sequence ATGGCAAAAAAACTTGAAGGCACACAAACCCTTGGAAATCTTATGAAAGCGTTTGCCGGTGAATCCCAGGCGCGCATGCGTTACACCTATTACGCTTCCCGCGCCCGCAAGGACGGCTACAACCAGATTGAAGAAATTTTCCTGGAGACTGCCGACAACGAGCGCGCCCATGCGAAGCGCTTCTTTGACGCAATTCTCGATGGCATTGACGAGCAACCCAAAATGGTCAATGTGAATGCGGATTATCCCGTGGCCCTGGGAGACACTCTTTTTAACCTCAAGGAAGCTGCAGCTGGCGAACATGAAGAGCACACCATCCTCTACCCTGGTTTCGCTAAAATTGCCAAAGAAGAAGGATTTGCCGGAATTTCCAGTATCTTCATGAACATTGCGCGGGTAGAAGTGGAACACGAAGAACGCTACCTGGCCTTTGTGGACAACATCATCAAAGACCGCGTATTCAAACGGGAAACCGCAGTCAAGTGGAAGTGCCGTAACTGCGGCTATGTCCACGACGACCTGGTAACTCCTGACCTCTGCCCCGCCTGCGCTCACCCCAAAAATCACTTTGAGATCAAGGCTTACAACTGGTAA
- a CDS encoding sodium:solute symporter family protein — translation MAFTILFAGIFGTFILLGWRFRENTHTSGWLYAGKNIPGWLSGLSTAATTIGGSATIVLAHMVYHHGPSGLLIDLPIGIGLLVFGLFFARTLRNSGADTLAHYLELQYGKMVGRISAIFIVLVELTWFGLLIKSFTLFLPPDFFLQGNSAIIAAGLCFLLYIFLSGQRGVFYTDILQAAIMVGGFITLAVVMFTAESTYTPQHVPQSLETAKQLAFFIMMFLSGLTGPDVSSRALYSRNVASARQGLVFGGILKISISLTIGYIAWKSLTVLPALTNSYLLFPTIIDTVFSSPFDALLRIMFLLVMISSADTVLMTAVTTLNRDLFRHALSLNVLKFASLVMGISGILLALYFSDILDMMKTAYTFYAAGPAMLVLYAFLGLRARPWAAALTMTVSGALALLLELSSQELVNPVLAAIGFNVFLFQVMRSFAHRRGIS, via the coding sequence ATGGCCTTTACCATACTGTTTGCCGGTATTTTCGGTACATTTATCCTCCTCGGCTGGCGTTTTCGCGAAAACACACACACCTCAGGCTGGCTCTACGCCGGGAAGAATATTCCCGGCTGGCTCAGCGGCCTTTCCACAGCGGCAACGACCATAGGGGGCAGCGCGACCATTGTGCTAGCCCATATGGTCTATCACCATGGACCCAGCGGACTGCTGATAGACCTGCCCATTGGCATTGGTCTGCTGGTTTTCGGCCTCTTCTTTGCCCGTACTCTGCGCAACAGCGGTGCCGACACCCTGGCCCACTATCTGGAACTGCAGTACGGAAAGATGGTCGGCCGCATCAGTGCCATTTTTATTGTCCTGGTAGAGCTGACCTGGTTTGGCCTGTTGATAAAGTCCTTTACGCTTTTTCTCCCACCAGACTTTTTCCTGCAGGGCAACAGCGCGATTATTGCCGCAGGGCTGTGTTTTCTGCTCTACATCTTCCTCAGTGGCCAGCGTGGTGTCTTTTACACGGATATTCTCCAGGCAGCCATCATGGTCGGTGGTTTTATCACCCTCGCGGTGGTCATGTTCACCGCCGAAAGCACCTACACCCCCCAACACGTCCCCCAGTCACTGGAAACCGCCAAACAGCTGGCCTTTTTCATCATGATGTTTCTTTCCGGCCTGACCGGGCCCGATGTCAGCAGCCGCGCCCTGTATTCGCGAAATGTGGCTTCTGCCCGGCAGGGGCTCGTTTTCGGTGGCATCCTGAAAATTAGTATTTCTCTGACCATCGGATATATCGCATGGAAATCACTGACAGTGCTGCCAGCGCTCACCAACAGCTACCTGCTCTTCCCCACCATCATAGACACGGTTTTCAGTTCACCCTTTGACGCACTGTTGCGGATCATGTTTCTGCTGGTCATGATATCCTCTGCTGACACCGTGTTAATGACAGCGGTTACCACCCTCAACCGGGACCTGTTTCGCCATGCGCTGTCTCTGAATGTTCTCAAGTTCGCCAGCCTGGTCATGGGCATCAGTGGAATTCTGCTGGCCCTGTACTTTTCGGATATCCTGGACATGATGAAGACTGCGTACACCTTCTACGCAGCTGGCCCGGCCATGCTGGTTCTGTACGCCTTCCTCGGCCTGCGGGCGCGGCCATGGGCTGCCGCCCTTACCATGACTGTTTCCGGAGCTCTCGCCCTGTTGCTTGAGTTATCATCCCAGGAGCTGGTCAATCCGGTGCTTGCAGCTATAGGATTCAATGTATTCCTGTTCCAGGTAATGCGCTCTTTTGCCCACCGCAGGGGTATTTCTTGA
- a CDS encoding deoxycytidylate deaminase, with protein sequence MENRARPGWDQYFMNITAEVGRRSSCLRRQIGAIIVREKRIIATGYNGAPPGVRSSMEIGSCLRDERNIPSGTQHEICRGLHAEQNAILQAARFGTSVEGATLYCTHQPCSICAKIIIGAGIREVKYVHGYPDEMTRQYFEEANIDCIQLEEKS encoded by the coding sequence ATGGAGAATCGCGCGCGTCCCGGCTGGGATCAGTATTTCATGAATATAACCGCTGAGGTTGGCCGACGCTCAAGCTGCCTGCGTCGCCAGATCGGCGCGATTATCGTAAGGGAAAAGCGCATCATTGCGACCGGCTACAATGGCGCTCCACCGGGTGTGCGTTCCAGCATGGAAATCGGCAGCTGCCTGCGCGATGAACGCAATATACCCAGTGGCACGCAGCATGAAATATGCCGCGGACTGCACGCCGAGCAGAACGCCATTCTCCAGGCCGCGCGATTTGGGACATCGGTTGAAGGGGCAACCCTCTACTGCACCCATCAACCCTGCTCCATCTGTGCAAAAATCATCATCGGCGCAGGGATACGTGAGGTCAAGTACGTCCATGGCTACCCCGACGAAATGACCAGACAGTATTTCGAGGAAGCGAATATCGACTGCATCCAGCTGGAGGAGAAGAGCTGA
- the glyA gene encoding serine hydroxymethyltransferase, producing MQQLKQVDREIFDIVCEETMRQEEGIELIASENFTSPAVMEAVGSTLTNKYAEGYPAKRYYGGCQAVDKAEDLAIARARELFGCEYVNVQPHSGSQANMGAYMALCDAGDTILGMNLAHGGHLTHGSPVNFSGLLYKIVSYGVSQDTQQIDYDEVRRLALEHKPKIIVCGASAYPRVIDFATFRKVADEVGAFLVADIAHIAGLIVAGEHPSPVGIAHVVTTTTHKTLRGPRGGMIMTNDEDIAKKINSRVFPGMQGGPLMHVIAGKAVAFKEALSPEFKSYQQQVVRNARAMAEELSAAGFHLVSGGTDNHLILIDLTSKDITGKDAEKALGNADITVNKNGVPFDTRSPFVTSGIRVGTPAITTRGFKEAEARAVARMIVRILENMGNEAVEKEVRTEVHQLSARFPLYRDLLQQLGC from the coding sequence ATGCAACAGCTGAAGCAAGTCGACCGTGAAATCTTCGATATCGTCTGTGAAGAGACAATGCGTCAGGAAGAAGGCATTGAACTCATCGCCAGTGAAAACTTTACCAGTCCGGCGGTCATGGAGGCCGTGGGATCAACCCTGACCAACAAGTATGCCGAAGGATACCCTGCCAAGCGCTACTATGGCGGTTGTCAGGCGGTGGACAAGGCCGAGGACCTGGCTATTGCCCGTGCCAGGGAGCTCTTTGGCTGCGAATATGTCAACGTACAACCCCACTCCGGCTCCCAGGCCAATATGGGCGCCTACATGGCACTGTGCGATGCCGGTGACACCATTCTCGGCATGAATCTGGCCCATGGTGGGCACCTGACCCACGGCAGCCCCGTCAATTTTTCCGGACTGCTCTATAAGATCGTCTCCTATGGGGTCAGCCAGGACACCCAACAGATTGACTATGATGAAGTTCGCCGCCTTGCCCTTGAGCATAAACCCAAAATTATCGTCTGTGGTGCTTCGGCGTATCCGCGTGTTATTGATTTCGCCACTTTCCGCAAGGTTGCCGACGAAGTTGGCGCCTTCCTGGTGGCCGATATCGCCCACATCGCCGGCCTGATCGTCGCCGGTGAACACCCCAGCCCCGTGGGCATCGCCCATGTGGTCACCACCACCACCCACAAGACCCTGCGTGGTCCCCGTGGCGGAATGATCATGACCAATGACGAGGACATCGCGAAAAAAATCAATTCACGGGTCTTCCCCGGCATGCAGGGTGGCCCGCTGATGCACGTCATCGCCGGCAAAGCAGTCGCTTTCAAGGAAGCACTCAGCCCTGAGTTCAAAAGCTACCAGCAGCAGGTGGTTCGCAATGCACGAGCCATGGCGGAGGAACTGAGCGCGGCTGGCTTTCATCTGGTCAGTGGAGGTACGGACAACCACCTCATCCTGATCGATCTTACGAGCAAGGACATTACCGGCAAGGATGCGGAAAAGGCACTGGGTAATGCCGACATCACCGTGAACAAAAACGGTGTACCATTTGATACGCGCAGCCCCTTTGTCACCAGCGGTATCCGGGTCGGAACTCCGGCCATCACCACCCGTGGCTTCAAAGAAGCGGAAGCGCGTGCGGTGGCACGCATGATCGTGCGCATACTGGAAAACATGGGGAACGAAGCTGTTGAGAAGGAAGTACGCACCGAGGTTCATCAACTCAGCGCCCGCTTCCCCCTCTACCGTGACCTGCTGCAGCAGCTGGGCTGCTGA
- a CDS encoding riboflavin synthase: MFTGIIEEVGNVLSIHRSNSGAIISVGCNHVLSGVKDGDSIAVNGVCLTVTRHDSAGFQADISNESLRVTSLGQLKSGDGVNVERAMAATGRFDGHMVAGHVDTTAQIMDISRDGNSWKFRLRLHQPECIRYFIERGSASIDGVSLTVFDVDTATASFTFNLIPHSQSLTTLTTKKSGDVVNIECDLVAKYIERLLGFGTSGATPASQGGVSMELLRQHGFM, translated from the coding sequence ATGTTTACTGGAATCATTGAGGAAGTCGGCAACGTTCTCTCCATACACCGCAGCAACAGCGGAGCCATCATCAGTGTTGGCTGCAACCATGTGCTCAGTGGTGTCAAAGATGGTGACAGCATTGCCGTCAACGGTGTCTGCCTTACCGTAACCAGGCATGACAGTGCCGGATTTCAGGCAGATATCTCCAATGAGTCCCTGAGAGTGACCTCCCTGGGACAACTCAAAAGCGGTGACGGGGTCAATGTTGAACGGGCCATGGCAGCCACCGGTCGCTTCGATGGTCATATGGTAGCGGGCCATGTGGATACCACAGCGCAGATCATGGATATTTCACGGGATGGCAACTCCTGGAAGTTTCGCCTCAGACTGCACCAGCCCGAGTGCATCCGCTACTTTATCGAACGCGGATCCGCTTCCATCGACGGCGTCAGCCTGACCGTATTTGATGTGGATACCGCGACAGCATCCTTCACTTTCAACCTGATACCCCACTCCCAGTCACTGACCACACTGACCACAAAAAAATCCGGTGATGTGGTGAATATTGAGTGCGATCTGGTGGCCAAGTACATTGAGCGACTGCTCGGTTTCGGCACATCCGGCGCCACCCCGGCATCCCAGGGTGGCGTCTCCATGGAGCTGCTGCGCCAGCACGGCTTCATGTAA
- the dut gene encoding dUTP diphosphatase translates to MEHIRTLDIRIQLIEGGIIPRYTYEGDAGLDCYARLEQDLLLMPAQWASNVDDAQERTARWCQQRRIDRNHLHVDFIHPVPLGVAIELPDGYEAQIRPRSGLSLQGLICPNSPATIDSGYRGEVHFIAANLSAKPFLIKNADRICQMLILPVPRVNLVISEELSPSQRGTQKFGSSGIE, encoded by the coding sequence TTGGAACACATCAGAACCCTCGACATACGCATTCAACTGATCGAAGGTGGCATCATTCCCCGCTATACCTATGAAGGGGACGCAGGCCTTGACTGCTACGCCCGCCTGGAGCAGGATCTGCTTCTGATGCCCGCCCAGTGGGCGTCCAACGTTGATGACGCCCAGGAGCGCACGGCACGCTGGTGTCAGCAGAGGCGCATTGACCGCAACCACCTGCATGTGGATTTCATTCATCCGGTTCCCCTGGGCGTGGCCATTGAACTTCCCGATGGCTACGAGGCCCAGATACGTCCCCGCAGTGGGCTGAGCCTGCAGGGCCTGATCTGCCCGAATTCTCCGGCCACCATCGACAGCGGCTACCGCGGTGAAGTGCACTTCATCGCCGCCAATCTCAGCGCCAAACCCTTTCTGATAAAAAATGCCGACCGCATCTGTCAGATGCTGATCCTGCCTGTACCCCGCGTCAATCTGGTCATAAGCGAGGAGCTCTCTCCAAGCCAGCGCGGCACGCAGAAATTTGGCTCCAGCGGCATTGAATAA
- the pyk gene encoding pyruvate kinase, with translation MRKTKIVATIGPASNSKEAITSLIRAGLSVARLNFSHGTHSDHAEVIRTIREVSTEMGIPVAILQDLQGPKMRTGKLRDATPVELRVGQTFTITIDDIIGDNEQVSTTYTPLPRDVKKGDRILLSDGLIELRVISADDRSVQTEVLNGGTLAEKQGINLPGVQVSIPAITEKDYEDLCFGLEQEVDYIALSFVRSATDVQELKTIIAGKGKNTPIIAKIEKPEAVDRMEEILSIADGIMVARGDLGVELPPEQVPLIQKRIIHMANARAIPVITATQMLESMINNPRPTRAEASDVANAILDGSDAVMLSGETARGKYPVDAVRMMARIATEVERGMLQDHALRLEAMNFADVDAVPHAVGGAIEAISNRLPIKAVWVYTQKGGTARLASRHRPRIPVLAFTPHVSLYRRLSLLWGIHPVLIEPVHSIEELMESARRISEYRGVVKTGDKVIITSSYPFEHHGESNFLQIITLD, from the coding sequence ATGCGCAAAACCAAGATAGTTGCCACCATAGGTCCAGCTTCGAACTCAAAAGAGGCTATAACCAGCCTGATCCGCGCTGGTCTGAGTGTCGCGCGCCTGAACTTCTCCCACGGCACCCACAGCGATCACGCGGAGGTGATCCGCACGATCCGTGAAGTTTCCACGGAAATGGGCATTCCCGTCGCCATCCTGCAGGATCTTCAGGGGCCCAAGATGCGCACCGGAAAACTCAGGGACGCCACGCCAGTGGAACTGCGGGTCGGCCAGACATTCACCATCACCATAGACGATATCATCGGCGACAATGAACAGGTCAGCACCACCTACACCCCCCTGCCGCGGGATGTCAAGAAGGGCGATCGCATTCTCCTCTCCGATGGCCTGATCGAGCTGCGGGTTATCTCCGCCGACGACCGGAGTGTGCAGACAGAAGTACTCAACGGCGGTACCCTGGCAGAGAAGCAGGGTATCAATCTGCCGGGAGTTCAGGTCAGTATCCCGGCCATCACGGAAAAGGATTACGAGGACCTGTGCTTCGGGCTGGAACAGGAGGTGGACTACATAGCCCTCTCCTTTGTGCGTTCCGCCACCGATGTACAGGAACTCAAGACCATCATCGCCGGCAAGGGCAAAAATACCCCCATAATCGCCAAGATAGAAAAGCCTGAAGCTGTTGACCGCATGGAGGAGATTCTCTCCATCGCCGACGGCATCATGGTGGCGCGGGGAGACCTGGGTGTTGAACTTCCGCCGGAGCAGGTTCCCCTTATCCAGAAGCGCATTATCCACATGGCCAATGCGCGCGCGATCCCGGTGATAACGGCAACGCAGATGCTGGAGTCCATGATAAACAATCCACGGCCCACCAGAGCTGAAGCCAGTGATGTGGCCAACGCTATCCTGGATGGCAGCGACGCGGTGATGCTCAGTGGCGAAACGGCACGGGGAAAATACCCTGTGGATGCCGTGCGCATGATGGCGCGTATCGCAACCGAAGTGGAGCGGGGTATGCTGCAGGATCACGCCCTGCGTCTTGAGGCCATGAACTTTGCCGATGTGGACGCCGTTCCCCACGCGGTTGGTGGCGCCATTGAAGCTATTTCCAACCGGCTTCCCATCAAGGCGGTCTGGGTGTATACCCAGAAGGGTGGTACTGCCCGTCTGGCCTCACGCCACCGGCCCCGCATTCCCGTACTGGCCTTCACTCCCCATGTCAGCCTGTACAGGCGATTGAGCCTGCTCTGGGGTATTCATCCCGTACTTATCGAACCCGTACACTCCATTGAGGAGCTGATGGAGAGCGCGCGGCGCATCTCGGAGTATCGCGGCGTGGTGAAAACCGGCGACAAGGTCATTATCACCAGCAGCTACCCCTTCGAGCACCACGGCGAGAGCAACTTTCTGCAAATCATTACCCTGGATTGA